Proteins encoded in a region of the Ralstonia pseudosolanacearum genome:
- a CDS encoding phytoene desaturase family protein: protein MTASSDPQVIFVGSGINSLVSAALLATRGKRVLVLERNDRLGGCIRTEELFPGYHHEVMSSWYPLFVGSPGYAELKPALEQAGLAFLCPDYTTGLVWPDGRGLALKQDLNDAVQRLEALAPGDGAALGAMAARLFGPDAALTFGLLSQNPYGWAMLKLLFGQWRKRGTDGLAAFAADALETFRRWSARTLRSDLARALIAPWVLHAGLGPDDAGSALIGKLTFASVVSGGMPVVKGGGSRLVEALARVIEQHGGTLMTGMPVEQVLTEGQGRRRRATGVAVTGGRRFRAQQAVVCNVTPQQLYGRLLPEMPQPLRERAEGYRYGRGDMQIHFALNAPPAWREAELGKVPLVHLTESLEQVCASVTEANNGLLPSRPTLGIGQPTVADPSRAPAGGWILWIQMQELPTRLKGDAAGEIPVPADGRWNEAVREAFADRVQARLERVMPGLAERIVGRRAYSPADLEALNCNLVGGDPYSGVCSPDQFFWLRPFAGSQGARAHRTPLANVFHIGASTHPGPGLGAGSGFMVAEHLSPR from the coding sequence ATGACCGCATCGTCGGATCCGCAGGTCATCTTCGTCGGCAGCGGCATCAACTCGCTGGTTAGCGCCGCGCTGCTGGCCACGCGCGGCAAGCGCGTGCTGGTGCTGGAGCGCAATGACCGGCTCGGCGGCTGCATCCGCACCGAGGAGCTGTTTCCGGGCTACCACCATGAGGTGATGTCTTCGTGGTACCCGCTATTCGTCGGCAGCCCGGGCTATGCCGAGCTCAAGCCCGCGCTGGAGCAGGCGGGGCTGGCGTTCCTGTGCCCCGACTACACCACGGGCCTGGTCTGGCCGGACGGCCGCGGCCTGGCGCTCAAGCAGGATCTGAACGATGCGGTGCAACGCCTGGAGGCGCTGGCGCCCGGAGACGGCGCGGCCCTGGGCGCCATGGCCGCGCGCCTGTTCGGCCCCGATGCCGCGCTCACGTTCGGCCTGCTCAGCCAGAATCCATACGGCTGGGCGATGCTCAAGCTGCTGTTCGGGCAGTGGCGCAAGCGCGGCACCGACGGCCTGGCGGCCTTCGCGGCCGACGCGCTGGAAACCTTCCGGCGCTGGTCGGCGCGCACGCTGCGCTCCGACCTGGCCCGCGCGCTGATCGCGCCGTGGGTGCTGCACGCCGGGCTCGGCCCCGATGATGCCGGCTCGGCCCTGATCGGCAAGCTGACCTTCGCCTCGGTGGTCAGCGGCGGCATGCCGGTGGTCAAGGGCGGCGGCAGCCGGTTGGTTGAAGCGCTCGCGCGGGTCATCGAGCAGCACGGCGGCACGCTGATGACCGGCATGCCGGTCGAGCAGGTGCTGACCGAGGGCCAGGGCCGCCGCCGCCGCGCCACCGGGGTGGCGGTGACCGGGGGCCGGCGCTTCCGTGCCCAGCAAGCCGTCGTCTGCAACGTCACGCCCCAGCAGCTGTACGGCCGCCTGCTGCCCGAGATGCCGCAGCCGCTGCGCGAGCGCGCCGAAGGCTATCGCTACGGGCGCGGCGACATGCAGATCCACTTCGCGCTGAACGCACCGCCCGCCTGGCGCGAGGCGGAACTCGGCAAGGTGCCGCTGGTGCACCTGACCGAGAGCCTGGAGCAGGTCTGCGCCTCGGTCACGGAAGCCAACAACGGCCTGCTGCCGAGCCGCCCCACCCTGGGCATCGGCCAGCCGACGGTGGCCGACCCATCGCGCGCCCCGGCCGGCGGCTGGATTCTGTGGATCCAGATGCAGGAGCTGCCGACGCGGCTCAAGGGCGACGCGGCGGGCGAGATTCCCGTGCCCGCCGACGGTCGCTGGAACGAAGCGGTGCGCGAAGCGTTCGCGGACCGCGTGCAGGCGCGGCTCGAACGCGTCATGCCGGGGCTCGCCGAACGCATCGTCGGCCGGCGCGCCTATTCGCCGGCGGACCTGGAGGCGCTGAACTGCAACCTCGTCGGCGGCGATCCGTACTCCGGCGTCTGCTCGCCCGACCAGTTTTTCTGGCTGCGTCCGTTCGCGGGCAGCCAGGGCGCCCGCGCGCACCGTACGCCGCTGGCCAACGTGTTCCACATCGGCGCCAGCACGCACCCGGGACCGGGGCTGGGCGCCGGCTCGGGGTTCATGGTGGCCGAGCACCTGAGTCCGCGCTAG
- a CDS encoding SphA family protein yields MRKSALKNPLLGVLACAASMTAAHATEGGGLSIYPDGLENYLVGALPPPGVHALVYAGAARYDTLRGNSGQSLLQDFKVDVNVLAPRLIWVTPAQLFGGQLAFHAIAPLLDVDFRANGARFKSSGLGDITLGTALGYHVSPALHYVVGLDVFAPTGHYDQNDPSSLGKNYWTAQPLAAITYMQPTGFNGDLKVMYDLNFRNNQTDTRSGQAIHADYSAGWGIGNGWVLGVGGYVYQQTTNDQGPAAAQGKARALAVGPSIRYANDRGWLLTVKWQKEFEVRNRPSGSQFYVKASIPF; encoded by the coding sequence ATGCGCAAGTCTGCACTCAAGAACCCCCTGCTGGGCGTCCTGGCCTGTGCCGCCAGCATGACCGCGGCGCACGCCACCGAAGGCGGCGGCCTCTCCATCTATCCGGATGGTCTGGAGAACTACCTGGTCGGCGCGCTGCCGCCGCCGGGCGTGCATGCCCTGGTCTATGCCGGTGCCGCACGCTATGACACGCTGCGCGGCAACAGCGGCCAATCGCTGCTGCAGGACTTCAAGGTTGATGTCAACGTACTGGCGCCGCGCCTGATCTGGGTGACGCCCGCGCAGTTGTTCGGCGGGCAACTGGCGTTCCACGCCATCGCCCCCCTGCTCGACGTCGACTTCCGCGCCAACGGCGCGCGCTTCAAGAGCTCGGGGCTGGGCGACATCACGCTCGGTACGGCCCTCGGCTATCACGTCTCGCCGGCGCTCCACTATGTGGTCGGCCTCGACGTGTTTGCGCCGACCGGCCATTACGACCAGAACGACCCCTCGAGCCTGGGCAAGAACTACTGGACGGCGCAACCGCTGGCCGCCATCACCTACATGCAGCCCACCGGTTTCAACGGCGACCTGAAGGTGATGTACGACCTCAACTTCCGCAACAACCAGACCGACACCCGCTCGGGCCAGGCCATCCATGCCGACTACAGCGCCGGCTGGGGCATCGGCAACGGCTGGGTGCTCGGGGTGGGCGGGTATGTCTACCAGCAGACCACCAACGACCAGGGCCCCGCCGCCGCCCAGGGCAAGGCCCGGGCGCTGGCGGTGGGCCCCTCCATCCGCTATGCGAACGATCGGGGCTGGCTCCTGACCGTCAAGTGGCAGAAGGAATTCGAAGTGCGCAACCGGCCTTCCGGCAGTCAGTTCTACGTCAAGGCTTCCATTCCCTTCTGA
- a CDS encoding AraC family transcriptional regulator has protein sequence MLNTTPPLTAAQRPAGLSAALDPFPCTPERLLFASADLDEIRSMVGRVMKPHRLALAGSADRLDARMHYTPLGDISLSRLRYGAAVEIEPGPLDSFFLVQMPISGSAEVESGAQHIDSGPDVASVLSPEEGTKMRWSAGNEQLMLRLSRSLVERTLVGHFGHPLEQPLRFDLGFEWRGCAQWRCLLSYLIDCSTQGLDLAQHKLVIAQIEQLAASVLLASHQHNYSEAAPSRRGTILPRHVRRAQDYLQAHAHEPVCADQLAQVVGVSVRSLYTGFKEFLGVSPMHYLRDLRMERTRTELMSGEATNVAGVALRWGFAHMGRFSNDYKQRYGETPSQTLRRR, from the coding sequence ATGTTGAACACAACGCCCCCACTTACCGCAGCGCAGCGTCCGGCTGGGTTGTCGGCAGCCCTCGATCCGTTTCCGTGCACACCGGAACGGTTGCTGTTCGCCTCCGCCGACCTCGATGAAATCCGCTCCATGGTCGGGCGGGTCATGAAACCGCACCGCCTGGCGCTAGCGGGCAGCGCGGATCGCCTCGATGCGCGCATGCACTACACGCCACTCGGCGACATCTCGCTTAGCCGCTTGCGGTACGGCGCGGCCGTCGAGATCGAGCCCGGCCCCCTCGACAGCTTCTTCCTGGTGCAGATGCCCATTTCGGGGAGCGCGGAAGTCGAGAGCGGTGCACAGCACATCGACTCCGGTCCGGATGTCGCCTCGGTCCTCAGCCCCGAAGAGGGCACCAAGATGCGCTGGTCCGCGGGCAACGAGCAGCTGATGCTGCGTCTGTCGCGCTCCCTCGTCGAGCGGACGCTGGTCGGCCATTTCGGCCATCCGCTGGAGCAGCCCCTGCGTTTCGATCTCGGTTTCGAATGGCGGGGCTGCGCGCAGTGGCGGTGCCTGCTGAGCTATCTGATCGATTGCTCGACGCAGGGCCTCGACCTCGCGCAGCACAAGCTCGTCATCGCGCAGATCGAGCAGCTGGCCGCTTCGGTGCTGCTGGCCTCGCACCAGCACAACTACAGCGAGGCCGCGCCGTCGCGGCGGGGGACGATCCTGCCGCGCCACGTCAGGCGCGCGCAGGACTATCTGCAGGCCCATGCCCACGAGCCCGTCTGCGCAGACCAGTTGGCCCAGGTGGTGGGCGTCAGCGTGCGCAGCCTGTACACGGGCTTCAAGGAGTTTCTCGGCGTCAGCCCGATGCACTATCTGCGCGACCTGCGCATGGAGCGCACCCGGACCGAGCTGATGAGCGGCGAAGCCACCAATGTGGCGGGCGTTGCCCTGCGCTGGGGATTCGCCCACATGGGCCGTTTCAGCAACGACTACAAGCAGCGCTACGGGGAAACCCCTAGCCAGACGCTGCGCCGCAGATAG
- a CDS encoding thiamine pyrophosphate-dependent enzyme: MAERSFVEEVKKLRLGAGEVFSGEGILAVTKALLESGVAYVAGYQGAPISHLMDVLADAQDILGEHGIRFENSASEATAAATLAASVNYPLRGTVTFKATVGTNVASDALANLASGGVLGGALIIVGEDYGEGSSIMQERSHAFAMKSQMWLLDPRPNLPCIVQAVKDGFDLSEASSTPVMLQMRIRSCHVHGQFVTSANRRPAFTVKDALENPTRDLSRIVLPPASFQHEKEKVNDRWPAAIRFIQARKLNEFFSEDAADVGIALQGGNYNTLIRALQKLGLADVYGESKIPLYVMNVAYPLVDAEFERFCQGKRAILVLEEGQPNFVEQNVANILRQLGVPTALHGKDLLPMAGEYNTATVLAGVRAFLERYGHLEPAPKPARQQRVIPLKVVAAGAADTPRQPALAVGAGAGDDDGGEGNAIPAASIAAEQAAQEADAGEDVTVLPPLEQVVHARPPGFCTGCPERPIFTAMKLVERELGPHHVSADIGCHLFSILPPFNLGNTTMGYGLGGAGAAALNAPAGKRAISVMGDGGFWHNGLTSGVANAVFNRSDNLTIIVDNSYTSATGGQDILSSTALNPTRSTGHEIEQAVKGVGVEWVRTIKRTYDLKTMTATLREALTTTVKGPKVLIAQSECMLNKQRREKPKARKAAAAGERVVRERFGVDPDTCTGDHSCIRLSGCPSLSIRPNPDPLRRDPVATVIDSCVGCGLCGEVSHAAVLCPSFFRAEIVTNPTRLDRLRQRVRAGVIGWLQRRDARRRVRYAF; the protein is encoded by the coding sequence ATGGCCGAGCGATCATTTGTCGAAGAAGTGAAGAAGCTGCGCCTGGGCGCTGGCGAGGTTTTCAGCGGCGAGGGCATCCTGGCCGTGACCAAGGCGCTGCTGGAATCGGGCGTCGCCTATGTGGCCGGCTACCAGGGCGCGCCGATCTCGCACCTGATGGATGTGCTGGCCGACGCGCAGGACATCCTGGGCGAGCACGGCATCCGCTTCGAGAACAGCGCCAGCGAAGCGACCGCGGCCGCCACGCTGGCGGCGTCGGTCAACTACCCGCTGCGCGGTACGGTCACGTTCAAGGCCACGGTCGGCACCAATGTCGCGTCGGACGCGCTGGCCAACCTGGCCTCGGGCGGCGTGCTGGGCGGCGCGCTCATCATCGTGGGCGAAGACTACGGCGAGGGCTCGTCGATCATGCAGGAACGCAGCCACGCCTTCGCGATGAAGTCGCAGATGTGGCTGCTCGATCCCCGCCCCAACCTGCCCTGCATCGTGCAGGCGGTCAAGGACGGCTTCGACTTGTCGGAGGCCAGCAGCACGCCGGTGATGCTGCAGATGCGCATCCGGTCGTGCCACGTGCACGGCCAGTTCGTCACGTCGGCGAACCGGCGCCCGGCCTTCACCGTCAAGGACGCGCTGGAGAACCCCACGCGCGACCTCAGCCGCATCGTTCTGCCGCCCGCAAGCTTCCAGCACGAGAAGGAGAAGGTGAATGACCGCTGGCCGGCCGCCATCCGCTTCATCCAGGCGCGCAAGCTCAACGAGTTCTTCTCGGAAGACGCGGCCGATGTCGGCATCGCGCTGCAGGGCGGCAACTACAACACCCTGATCCGGGCGCTGCAGAAGCTCGGCCTTGCTGATGTGTACGGCGAGTCGAAGATTCCGCTGTACGTCATGAACGTGGCCTACCCGCTGGTGGACGCCGAGTTCGAGCGCTTCTGCCAGGGCAAGCGCGCGATCCTGGTCCTGGAGGAAGGACAGCCGAATTTCGTCGAGCAGAACGTCGCCAATATCCTGCGCCAGCTGGGCGTGCCGACCGCGCTGCACGGCAAGGATCTGCTGCCCATGGCGGGCGAGTACAACACCGCCACCGTGCTCGCCGGCGTGCGCGCCTTCCTGGAGCGCTACGGCCATCTCGAGCCGGCGCCGAAGCCGGCACGCCAGCAGCGCGTCATTCCGCTGAAGGTGGTGGCGGCCGGCGCGGCGGACACGCCCCGCCAGCCGGCCCTGGCCGTTGGCGCTGGCGCTGGCGACGATGACGGTGGAGAAGGCAACGCCATTCCCGCCGCCAGCATCGCCGCCGAGCAGGCTGCCCAGGAAGCCGACGCCGGCGAAGACGTGACGGTGCTCCCACCGCTGGAGCAGGTGGTGCACGCGCGGCCGCCCGGCTTCTGCACGGGCTGTCCGGAGCGGCCGATCTTCACCGCCATGAAGCTGGTCGAGCGCGAGCTGGGGCCGCATCACGTCAGCGCGGACATCGGCTGCCACCTGTTCTCCATCCTGCCGCCCTTCAACCTCGGCAACACCACGATGGGATACGGCCTGGGCGGCGCGGGCGCGGCCGCGCTGAACGCACCGGCCGGCAAGCGCGCCATCTCCGTGATGGGCGACGGCGGCTTCTGGCACAACGGCCTGACCAGCGGGGTCGCCAACGCGGTGTTCAACCGCAGCGACAACCTGACGATCATCGTCGACAACAGCTACACCTCGGCCACCGGCGGCCAGGACATCCTGTCGTCCACCGCGCTCAACCCGACGCGCAGCACGGGCCACGAGATCGAGCAGGCCGTCAAGGGCGTCGGCGTCGAGTGGGTCCGCACCATCAAGCGGACCTATGACCTGAAGACCATGACGGCGACGCTGCGCGAAGCGCTGACCACCACGGTGAAAGGGCCGAAGGTGCTCATCGCACAGAGCGAATGCATGCTCAACAAGCAGCGGCGCGAGAAGCCCAAGGCGCGCAAGGCCGCCGCCGCCGGCGAGCGCGTGGTGCGCGAGCGCTTCGGCGTGGACCCGGATACCTGCACCGGTGATCACTCTTGCATCCGGCTGTCGGGTTGCCCGTCGCTGTCGATCCGCCCCAACCCCGACCCGCTGCGCCGCGACCCCGTGGCCACCGTGATCGACAGCTGCGTGGGCTGCGGCCTGTGCGGCGAGGTCTCGCATGCGGCCGTGCTCTGCCCGTCGTTCTTCCGCGCCGAGATCGTCACCAACCCGACGCGCCTCGATCGGCTGCGCCAGCGCGTGCGCGCGGGCGTGATCGGCTGGTTGCAGCGCCGCGACGCGAGGCGCCGGGTCCGGTACGCGTTCTGA
- a CDS encoding indolepyruvate oxidoreductase subunit beta family protein, translating to MTVEPIKIAILAMGGEGGGVLADWIVDLGEASGYFAQTTSVPGVAQRTGATIYYVELFPGAADAPARAPVLALMPMPGDVDVVLASELMEAGRAVQRGFVTPERTTLITSSHRVYSIAEKSAMGDGRVDNDALARQAREAALHFFSFDMAEAAERAGSVVSAVLFGALSGSGVLPFSREQFEATIERGGVGVKPSRKAFDAGYAKARPGQPDGTAAASQPTPADAAPAPRDPAVAALLERARRFAPQVSAIAIEGVRRLIDYQDPAYAGLYLDRLDALAAAPGGSQPDLLSETARHLALWMSYEDTIRVADLKTRGSRFERVRGEVRAKSDQLLQINEFMHPRIEEICETLPAGLGRWLARPHWAHRLVARCTRQGRVVKTSTLGGFLLLYTLARWGRWRRTTLRYALENARIEAWLQRVRALAAINPALALEAAQCQRLVKGYGDTHARGLKNYETLMTVVDRHAGTLPPQTLRELRDAALADEHGHQLRACLQRHAFSVEG from the coding sequence ATGACTGTTGAGCCCATCAAGATCGCCATCCTCGCCATGGGCGGAGAAGGCGGCGGCGTGCTCGCGGACTGGATCGTCGACCTGGGCGAGGCCAGTGGCTACTTCGCCCAGACGACCTCGGTCCCCGGGGTCGCCCAGCGCACCGGCGCCACGATCTACTACGTCGAACTGTTCCCGGGCGCGGCCGACGCCCCCGCGCGGGCCCCCGTGCTCGCGCTCATGCCCATGCCGGGCGATGTGGATGTGGTGCTGGCCTCCGAACTGATGGAGGCCGGCCGCGCGGTGCAGCGCGGCTTCGTCACCCCGGAGCGCACCACGCTCATCACCTCCAGCCACCGCGTGTACTCCATCGCCGAGAAGTCGGCCATGGGCGACGGGCGCGTCGACAACGATGCGCTCGCCCGCCAGGCCCGCGAGGCCGCCCTGCACTTCTTCAGCTTCGACATGGCGGAGGCCGCCGAGCGCGCGGGCAGCGTGGTCAGCGCCGTTCTGTTCGGCGCGCTGAGCGGCAGCGGAGTCCTGCCCTTCAGCCGCGAGCAGTTCGAGGCGACCATCGAGCGCGGCGGCGTCGGCGTCAAGCCCAGCCGGAAGGCCTTCGATGCCGGCTATGCCAAGGCTCGGCCCGGCCAGCCCGATGGCACGGCCGCTGCGTCCCAGCCAACGCCCGCCGATGCCGCGCCCGCGCCCCGCGACCCGGCGGTCGCCGCGCTGCTCGAACGCGCGCGCCGGTTCGCGCCGCAGGTGTCGGCGATTGCCATCGAGGGCGTCCGGCGCCTGATCGACTACCAGGATCCGGCCTACGCCGGCCTGTACCTGGACCGGCTCGACGCGCTGGCCGCGGCGCCCGGCGGCAGCCAGCCCGACCTGCTGAGCGAGACCGCGCGCCACCTCGCGCTGTGGATGTCCTACGAGGACACCATCCGGGTCGCCGACCTCAAGACGCGCGGCAGCCGCTTCGAGCGGGTGCGCGGCGAGGTCCGGGCCAAGTCCGACCAGCTGCTGCAGATCAACGAGTTCATGCACCCGCGCATCGAAGAGATCTGCGAGACGCTGCCCGCGGGCCTGGGCCGCTGGCTGGCGCGGCCGCACTGGGCGCATCGCCTGGTCGCGCGCTGCACCCGGCAGGGCCGGGTCGTCAAGACCAGCACGCTCGGCGGCTTCCTGCTGCTCTACACGCTGGCCCGCTGGGGCCGCTGGCGCCGGACGACGCTGCGCTACGCGCTCGAAAACGCGCGCATCGAAGCCTGGCTGCAGCGCGTGCGCGCCCTGGCCGCCATCAACCCCGCCCTGGCCCTGGAGGCCGCGCAGTGCCAGCGCCTGGTCAAGGGCTACGGCGACACCCACGCGCGCGGCCTGAAGAACTACGAAACGCTGATGACGGTCGTCGATCGCCATGCCGGCACGCTGCCGCCGCAGACCCTGCGCGAGCTGCGCGACGCGGCACTGGCCGACGAGCACGGCCATCAGCTGCGCGCGTGCCTGCAACGCCATGCCTTTTCCGTCGAGGGATAA
- a CDS encoding acyl-CoA thioesterase: MHPNPCQFSRPHRIRFAECDPAGIVFYPQYFVMFNNLLEAWIDSLLPDGFAGYIGKQGYGLPTVRLEADFRAISRMGDDVTLSLDVVRLGGKSLTLALACTGSDGEVRMSVNQVVVSTSLTTHRAIDIPEALRQALTAAPLNATRSAS; this comes from the coding sequence ATGCATCCGAATCCATGCCAGTTCAGCCGCCCCCACCGCATCCGGTTCGCCGAGTGCGACCCGGCCGGCATCGTGTTCTACCCGCAGTACTTCGTCATGTTCAACAACCTGCTCGAGGCCTGGATCGACAGCCTGCTGCCGGACGGCTTTGCCGGCTACATCGGCAAGCAGGGCTACGGGCTGCCGACGGTCCGGCTGGAAGCGGACTTTCGCGCCATCAGCCGCATGGGCGATGACGTGACGCTGAGCCTCGACGTCGTGCGCCTGGGCGGCAAGTCGCTGACGCTGGCGCTGGCCTGCACGGGCAGCGACGGCGAGGTCCGCATGAGCGTCAATCAAGTGGTGGTGTCGACCTCGCTGACGACGCACCGCGCCATCGATATCCCGGAGGCCCTGCGGCAAGCCCTGACCGCGGCCCCCCTCAACGCAACAAGGAGCGCATCGTGA